The sequence below is a genomic window from Dyadobacter chenwenxiniae.
AGGCTTACGACGTCGCGTTTTCACTTGGCGATGGATTGCGGCCCGGTTGCATTGCCGATGCCAATGATGCTGCACAATTTTCGGAACTGGAAACATTGGGTGAACTGACGAAAATCGCCTGGAAACACGATGTCCAGACAATTATCGAAGGTCCTGGCCACGTGCCCATGCATTTGATCAAAGAAAATATGGAAAAGCAGCTGGAACATTGCCAGGAAGCGCCATTTTATACATTAGGACCCTTAACAACCGACATTGCACCTGGTTATGACCACATTACATCAGCGATTGGTGCCGCAATGATCGGCTGGTTCGGGACGGCGATGCTTTGTTATGTGACACCGAAGGAACATTTGGGATTGCCCAATAAAAAGGATGTAAAGGATGGCGTAATAACTTACAAAATCGCTGCGCACGCTGCGGATCTTGCCAAAGGACATCCCGGCGCGCAATATCGCGACAATGCATTGAGCAAAGCGCGTTTCGAATTTCGCTGGGAAGATCAGTTTAACCTGTCGCTTGATCCCGAAACCGCCAAATCATTTCATGACGAAACATTGCCCGCAGAGGGCGCTAAAATTGCGCATTTCTGCTCCATGTGCGGACCCAACTTCTGCTCGATGAAAATTACGCAGGACGTGCGTGACTACGCGGAGGAAAATGGGCTGAATGAAGAGGCAATTGCGGAAGGCATGGAGGAAAAATCGAGGGAATTTGCCAGTCTGGGCGGTCAGATTTACTTATAACATGGAACTGATCGCGATATCGCATCCTGAATTTATCCCCAATGAAGCCGAGCGGATCAATGCGCTTTTCCGGGATGGTTTGCTGCGCCTGCACATCAGAAAACCGGGTTGTAATGTGGCAGATTTGAACCGGCTGATAGGAGATATTAACCCTGATTTTTATTCCAAAATTGCCTTGCATTCGCATCACGAGCTTGCAGCGCAATACGGGATTACCAGGCTTCATTTTCCTGAAAAATTGCGAAAGGAGACGCCGGAATTCATGATGGAAAAGTTTGAAAATGCTGGCTTCAAGCTCAGCACTTCTATTCATGACATTGATGAGCTTGACGGGCTTTCCAAAGCTTTCGATTACACATTCTTCGGACCCGTTTTCGACAGCATTTCAAAAACAGGCTATCAGCGTGCTATTACTGATGATTTTTATCTAGAAGAGGAAAAAAAAGCAGTCAAGGTCATCGCGATCGGAGGAATCAAGCGGTCAAATTTGCACATGATAAAGACAATGAACTTTGACGGCGCAGCCATGTTAGGAGCAATCTGGTATTCAGAATTTCATTTTTCAATTTCTTTAATTGCCGGGGGCTTAAGCCCCCGGCAATTAAAGAAATTGAAAAATGAAAATTTGGATCAGGATCTGGATTCAGCTGCAAATTCGAATACAAAGAAAATTGAAAGGCTTCATTTCATTTCTAATCAAACATTGGAAATGAGCCATTTGGACAGCATTGGCCTGGCACTTCAAGCTGGGTGCAAATGGATCCAGTTGCGGGTGAAGGATCAGCCCGAAAATGATGTACTTGAATTAGCCCATGCTGCCAAAGCGCTTTGCGACAGCTATGCCGCTAAGCTGATTATCAACGACTTCCCTAACATTGCAAAGGCAGTTGATGCATATGGCTTGCATCTCGGTTTAAATGACATGCCCATCCCCGAAGCCCGGAAAATAGTTGGGAAAAACATGACCATTGGTGGCACTGCCAATAAATTCGAAGACATTCTTTTACGCATCAGCGAAGGCGCGGATTACATTGGATTGGGGCCGTTTCGATTTACCAGAACCAAGCAAAATCTGAGTCCGATTCTGGGATTGGAGGGTTATCTTGACTTAATGCAAAAACTATCTGAACAAAAAATAAACATTCCGATCATTGCCATCGGAGGGATTTTGCCGGGCGACGTTCCGACATTGATGACGACCGGCATCCATGGCGTCGCCATGTCCTCTGCATTAATCCAATCCCAAGACAGGAAAGAAACAGTCCAAAAACTCGACAAATTATTATGTTAAAAATCGCAGATAAAACATTTGGATCGCGGCTTTTTACCGGGACGGGCAAGTTCAGTTCCGCCGCATTAATGGAAGAATCGCTGCTGGCTTCCGGCTCGGAACTGGTGACTGTTGCGCTACGCCGCGTTGACATGAATGATGCGCACGATGATATGCTTTTACATTTAAAACACCCGCATATCCATCTTTTGCCCAACACTTCGGGGGTAAGAACGGCCAAGGAGGCGGTTTTTGCAGCGCAGTTGGCAAGGGAAGCTCTGGAAACCAACTGGCTCAAACTCGAAATTCATCCCGATCCAAAATATCTCCTGCCCGATCCCATTGAAACGCTGAAAGCTGCGGAGGAATTGGCAAAATTGGGATTCGTAATCTTGCCTTACATTCACGCGGACCCGGTTTTGTGTAAAAGATTGGAAGAAGTGGGCGTCGCAGCAGTAATGCCCCTTGGCGCTCCGATTGGCAGCAACAAGGGTTTGAAAACGATTGATTTTTTGGAAATAATCATTGAGCAAAGTAATGTTCCCGTAATCGTGGACGCTGGAATAGGCTCGCCTTCGGATGCTGCAAAAGCAATGGAAATCGGTGCTGATGCGGTTTTGGTGAACACGGCCATTGCTGTCGCGGGGGATCCGGTGGCGATGGCGGAAGCATTTAAAATGGCTGTCATTGCCGGGCGCATGGCTTTTGAGG
It includes:
- a CDS encoding thiazole synthase, with the protein product MLKIADKTFGSRLFTGTGKFSSAALMEESLLASGSELVTVALRRVDMNDAHDDMLLHLKHPHIHLLPNTSGVRTAKEAVFAAQLAREALETNWLKLEIHPDPKYLLPDPIETLKAAEELAKLGFVILPYIHADPVLCKRLEEVGVAAVMPLGAPIGSNKGLKTIDFLEIIIEQSNVPVIVDAGIGSPSDAAKAMEIGADAVLVNTAIAVAGDPVAMAEAFKMAVIAGRMAFEARLANQENHAVPSSPLTAFLDYEL
- a CDS encoding thiamine phosphate synthase → MELIAISHPEFIPNEAERINALFRDGLLRLHIRKPGCNVADLNRLIGDINPDFYSKIALHSHHELAAQYGITRLHFPEKLRKETPEFMMEKFENAGFKLSTSIHDIDELDGLSKAFDYTFFGPVFDSISKTGYQRAITDDFYLEEEKKAVKVIAIGGIKRSNLHMIKTMNFDGAAMLGAIWYSEFHFSISLIAGGLSPRQLKKLKNENLDQDLDSAANSNTKKIERLHFISNQTLEMSHLDSIGLALQAGCKWIQLRVKDQPENDVLELAHAAKALCDSYAAKLIINDFPNIAKAVDAYGLHLGLNDMPIPEARKIVGKNMTIGGTANKFEDILLRISEGADYIGLGPFRFTRTKQNLSPILGLEGYLDLMQKLSEQKINIPIIAIGGILPGDVPTLMTTGIHGVAMSSALIQSQDRKETVQKLDKLLC